The DNA window AACAAAACGCAAAGAAAAAAAGTGTGCATAGACAATATCCACGTGACTGCCCGCCTTATGATCATACACGCGCAGGCACGCCGCACCCTCTTGCGAGCACacgcatatacacatatacacatacacgtatacatatgtatatatatacatatgtatgaaTAGACATattaaatatatatatatatgtatagtcACGCACTGTCTTGCCTCGATGAATGCTTATTGGAGTTTGGGTCTTCCCCACCGGAGCTCGCTGTTTGCTCACCTGTTCGATCTCGCGTTTGCCTCTCTCCAGGTTGGCGagctcctcgctctcgccacATCTCTGTGCAACGGCCGTCGCTTTCCTCTGTCGAGTCTTCTTCCCGGCGACCCCCCTCCAGGCGTCTCCACGAGGGTTGGCTCCAGGTTCGTCACCGGGGCCctcgcagctccgcgccctccttcgcGTGCCTGGGCCTTCGAGCAGGGTCGCTGCCTTTCGATTCGGCTCCGGCGCTTTGCCTTCCAGCGGGGCGTCAGTTGGCGCGGCGTCACCCCCGTcggtctgccgcgcgcgtaTTTGCTCGCCCTCGGCTTTGCGCCGGCGGACTTCCtgctcccgccgccgcagcttgtGAAGCAGCCCGCGCTTCAGgtgctccgcggcgccgccgatcGGCAGGAcgaggagcgaggagaagagatTCAGCTTCGCGAAGTAGTTGTCACTTCTGCGCAGAATGTCCGCCAGACTCGCCCACGCAAGTTCTTgcctgctgctcgcgggTGTCCAGCAGGAGACCGGAGGGACGAAGAGCCCCCTCGACGCcagcgcggtcgccgtccgGCGGAGATCTGCAGCCATCGCCGAAGCccaaggggggggggagacgcgcgcagagaacgagGGGGAGGCCCCGACGGCACGCTGACAGAGAGCCTGGGGGAggtggcgccggcgaagcgagaggggaggcgcggcgcatccAGAGGGAgagcagagggcgacgcgctgtGGTGAGGTTCaggaagcaggcgcgcgcagaaaggggagaagaaggagctcCGGGCGCGGGAAGACACAGATCAGCCGAGGAGTGCAAAGGGGATagggaggaagaggcagagacagcagagcaGGCCACAGACTGCGAGGAAGATCCCGCGTAGCGGGCACAGGCGCCTCGAGAAGGCAGTTCTGTCATCGAGccgccgagaagaagcgaggaaaGCCAACGAATGCGCGCGCGCTCCCTCGGGAAGGGCtcggagaggcgagaggcgacgaggtAGGAGGCGTGCGGACGGCGCtaacgcgagagagagggagggagaaaGGGCCTGCACACTGCGCAGGGGCGGAGACTGAAGaaaggacgcggcgcggacgacgccgagagcgcagacgagaagaacgagagcaagaagcgagagacaggCCGCAGGAATCGGCTGCAGTGCAAAGCACTCGTCGCGTGTCGACGTCCCTAAGCACTTTGCGCACCTACGCGAGCATGCATGGCAGCCGCCATAGGCACGCAGAGTCCCCGCCGCCAAGTCAAAGACGCAAAAAGTGAGAAAGAaaaggcagagaggaacAGAAAAAGACACGCACTTTGTTTCAAGCGAGTTCATCGCACAAGCACACCGGCatgctgcggaggcgcgcgcaaggccgcagctgcatgtGTGGCTACTCAGTCCAATCTCTCCATGGCAGCAACAAAAGGCGCTAAATGAAGGATGTCTGGTCGAAAAGACGGAAAGAAGGAAGCCTGTTACGGTGTCCAGCTTCTATTCCGGTCAAGCTCGGCTACTCTTCTTGTCTGCCGCTGAGAGATACGGACGGGAGAGCggcacgcgcgtgcgcgtgtgaCGTTCTTCTTGCTAGAGAGTTTCCAGGCTGCGATAGCAGTTCTTCTTTAGTGGATCCGCTTTTCGTAGTCATGTCTGTTTCCGCCTTGCTGGTATTCTGTTTGGGTCGCCCATTCGCCTGGCTGCGGTCTCCTCTCGTCGCTTCTCGTAACAgcgttcgcgcgcgctcAAACGGGGGTTGCGATCGTGGCTGCCGACTGTTTTCCTCCTCGTGGTTTTTCATTCTTAGTGCGCCAATTTCACCGTATCTTCGCCTTGGCTTGTCTCGtttccttcgtctcgctcCTTGGCGACTTCAGCGTCTGCCTCTGAGGGACGCGCGTCCGGTCATGTGCGACTCTTGAGAGTCGTTGGGTCTTTCTCGCAGGTTTTCCGCCCCTCGCTGGTGCAactttttcttttccttgCTTGGCTGTTCAGTATCAATCCCGCAGCACGAGAGTCCAGTCTGCGGCTGTgactttctctctctcgcgcgcggttGGGGCGTGGCTGGAGGTCCGTGCCTGTGGATGTGCAAGCGCTCACCGTCCTTCCTggtgttttcttcttcctcggttTTCTCTGAGATGGCTCGACTGCCTCCTTCCTGCTTGGCAGGCCTCAGAGCCCTGTGTGGGGCGGGGCTCTGGAAGGCGCAGcgtgcctctcttcttcgcgcagtACGCCTAGAGgggcgtctctcgcttctcgtgGGGTTTCCGCTGTCTGCCCGTCTCCCTTGCTCATTtgccctttcttcttctctgagTTCACGACCTCTTCCTGCCTCAGTGTCGCCTGTGTCGCCGGGCTTGTTTGCAGAGCCTGCGTTCGCTTCCCTGTCCTCCCGCTTGTGCTCtacttcctcgtcgcctgccgccccgccggccGAAAAATCCAAGGCCGCAGACGGTGATTTTTTGGCGCTGGTGAAGAAGCTGAGGGCGCTGACGGGCGGCGTCAGCATTGGAGAGTGCCGAAAAGCGCTTGAGGCTTCGAATATGGTGAGAAATGCTCCCCCTACGAGTCGCAGGAGGCCcaaggaggcgacggccgcaggTTGTGTCGTTGTGCGTATGAAACGAGCCACACGCAGAAATCATTACCACCGAACAATGCGACTCCCGAGCAGACGGCGGGGGGGTGCTTCTAGAGGCTTCACCTTTATGCATCGCTCATTCTCTCGTATAGAAAGTCATCTGTGTAACAGCCCCTGCAGCTGTGGCCAGTAACGGCCTCTTGCTGATCTACTCTCATTACGCcatacataaatacatatatatgtatataaatatatatatatatgcatgtggtTTTTAGCACCTCGCGTGCAAACACAgtgcgcacgcagaggagctCATCGTGACGTGGTTGACTCCTCCCTTTTCCATTTCTGCTCCTTTCAGGacctcgacgaggcggcagTGTACCTGCGAAAGCGGGGCGTTGCTCGTGCTGCCAAGGCAGCGGACCGCGTGGCGGCCGAGGGCCTcatcgcggtcgcggccctGCCGGTctccgaggagacgctgtcccctgcgggcgacgggcAGACGGGCACGGTCGTGTGCCTGCTAGAGCTCAATTCCGAGACCGACTTCGTGTCGAAGAGTCCTCGATTCAtcgccctcgcgcgagccgctgcgcgcgccgcggccacAGCCGCCTCGAGAACCTCAGTGTGTGGGACGGGTGCCGCACAAGCCGGGGTGACAGGAGacaggcaggcggcggcgggccaagcagacgcgaaggcgctctctgccttcgtGATTGAAGCTGCGAAGGCCTCGTTCGTTGACCCCGAAGACTTTCGCGAAGCCGGACTAGGCGAGGCGTTCCTCCAGCAAGGCCGAAgggacgaaggagacaccTGTGGGGCGTCTCCGTctccctgcgcggccgcttctGGGGGCGCGGCTGGACAGCAGAATACGCTGGAGGACGTCATGGTTCTGCTCACGCAGCAGTTTGGTGAGAAGCTCCAGATCTCTCGCGTCGAGAACGTCAGTGTCTCatcgtctgccgcgtctgcgtccctcTCGTGTTGTCCGCCGGGGTCTCCTTCCTTCCCCGAGGAGGCTGCAGGCTGGTACGTGCATGGGCAAGTGGCTGAGGGCGTggggcgggcggccgcggtcgtGGTGCTGGACTGGCGACAGAAGCGAGAcgtcgagagcggcgcagcactggaggcggcctgcgccaaGGGCAAGcgggcggcggtggcggccctcgcgcggctcatTGCCATGCAGGCCGTGGCGACTCGCCCACGATACGTCAGACTGTCGGACATCTCGGAGGCGGAGATAGAGAACGAGCGGTCGATTCTGCGGGCTTCCGTCGCGCACCAGttctcgtctgcggcctccgcgccccccGAGAAGATGGAGAAGGCGGTCGAgggccgcctgcaggcccaGCTAAAGGAACAGACATTGCTCGAGCAAGATTTCCTTCTGGCCTCGCAGATGGAAACCGACGTGCTTCGAAAGAACGACAGCGGGGAGGCTGGCGGgactgcagcgccgcagaaagagaagaaggccgacAACCAAACCTCCTCTGTTAAAGAAGCCCTGAGACGCGCCGCAAAGTCGCTCGGCTGCGAGGACCTGGACATCAAAGACATGCGCCTGCTTGGCATTGGCTTGTCGTGATCTCACTCCAGGCTGCGGCTTCGATTCCGATTTTTCCACCGAAAAAGATACAGCGTAACGCGTCCCACCCGAAAGCCACCAGAGAACCTGAGAGACGAACTGCAGCTACTCCGGCGTCCAGCCGTATGTTTGTCTCGATGTCTGTGAATAAGTTTTCTTCTGCACTGTGGTTAGCAGTCGCACGTCGCGTGGTCATAAGCctcgagaaaaaaaaaacagagggGCGTGGCTTCAGGTGCGCACGGAGCTCTACGGGACCAGGGCTGCTCACTCGGATTCCAGCGTGCCCCAGTGGAGGGCTTGCCTTTTCGCACAGCTCCTTCCCCCGCGCAGGAATAtctatataaatatacacgTGTATGGCGAGGCGTAGAAATACTCATATAGTGATGGAGTGAGTCGTGCCGACGCCTTGGCGCAGTTTGTAGGCGCAGGACCGCGCGCATAGCAAAGAGTGAGGTGTGGCGAAGAGAGATTGGTTGACGTGTGAGTCAGCGGCTTCCGCGCAGGATCCGCCACGGATAGCCGTTACACTGAAATTCTGGTCTTCTGTCCGGCTTGATGTGCGCCGAGACGGGTTTCACACTCTTCGGGGAAACACTCGCACAATTCAAGCGATACGACAAAGTTTCACTGTCTCGATGTATTCCCGAGGCCCTAGGGCCTCCTAAAACCGTGGAAAAAACCAGTTCTGTAGGAACGGAGGCAGCCGGCAGAGAAGTACTTCTTAGTTCTTCGCGGCGTATCTGTCCACGGTACAGCGGGAAGAAACCAAAAACAACACCCCCAGGAGAGGCTGCGATTTCGATtgaggcagaagaaaaagagaaagagcTTGACGAAGAGACGAAAAGGACTAATAGGCAGACGGCAAGTAGGACAACGGAGATCAAGTCAagaaaaaagcagagaggagatAGAAGTGTGCGTCTTCGAGGTTGTCCTCCTCAGATGCGGAAGTCCATGGAAACCatgtcgcggaggcggagtAGCAAAAAAGGCAACAGAACTGCGAGcgccacacacgcagaaaacacagtctctgaaaaaaaagcgaGACGTGCTCGTGGCGTTAGCGAAGAGGCATGCACGTAATATTAGCTCGCATGTATGCACATAAATACTGAAATCTACATACGTATCTCCGGCCATTTATACGCGTTCCATGTACCTTCAATGTGAAGTGCCTGCAGTAccgcacgcgaggcgcgccggaaCCCAAGGGGGCATCCACAGAACGGTTTCCTGATGTTGGAGGCAATTCACCACCCTATATCTGTTCGCTGCGAgccagatatatatatatatatatatatacatacagacaTACGGATCCGAACGCTGTTACCACAGAGGCGGCTTTTTGGGGAGCATGCCTGGCGTACGAGCAAGGAATCATCACGTATTGAAGTATATACGGGTATGAGGCGCTTGGGAGGAGTTAAATCACCGCTGTTCACAGACTGAGGGATGCGACAACAAATGCCATTCGTTTCGGTCAGCAGCCCCCGAAAGGGTCACGGAGgccccgcggctctctcagATCTCTTCACGTCTCACCGTATTTGTGAGTGCGCAGAAGCGCCCCGAGGAACAGGCCGTTGACGGCTGCGAGTCCGACGCTTTGCTTTATCTGTGAAGGAAAGCACACGAGAGGCGCACGTAAGCATGCGCGAAGAGATGAAGGCACACTGTAGCCTTGAGGGCGGAACGGAGAAgcacgaagacgagaaagacagaaaatGAAGCAGAGCTTCACGGAAGTCTGCTGCGAACTTCATCCGCGAGTGCATTGCGCGAAGGGTAACTGAGGACAGCACCGCTATCTCTTTACAGGGTATGCATGCGTGCTTGTGTTGGTCTTCTTACGCTCTGCACATATATAACTTTtttacgtatatatatacttctATTTGTGTATCTGGAGAAACGCGACTCCCGAGCAGGTGCAGATACCGCGAAACCACACCTACCATGTCCGAGTCTGACGATGCGTAGTATTCTGGAGAGTGAATGAACTTGGTCTCAAAGTGGTACGCTCCCTCAAGTAGCACGAGACCCCGAATCGCTCTTAGCGCTGTTAGACCGAtctgaagaggagaagaccaAGGAAAGCGAAGCAACAACCAAATGACGCGTGCAAGCGAGCGTATAGtttgctgcttctcctcgtaTCCTCGTTGCGTCTCGCTGGCCGCGTCAGACACGGCGGGAACGGAATGCATGGCCCCATCGCGCACGCCTTGTGCGAGATCTATCGGATCTGTTTCGCTCTATTTGGCTCGCGAAGCGATGGGAGGTAAACTTTCCACCTTGCCCTGGCAGCCCGCAGTCTGCTGTCTCGGCACGCACCTTGCCCATCTCGCCGAAGAGgttctcgccgccgcccttgcGCGTGAAGAGACACACCAATACCACACTGAGGACGCACAAAAGGTCATTTTCGAGTTCTCTC is part of the Besnoitia besnoiti strain Bb-Ger1 chromosome XII, whole genome shotgun sequence genome and encodes:
- a CDS encoding elongation factor TS protein (encoded by transcript BESB_023210), whose amino-acid sequence is MARLPPSCLAGLRALCGAGLWKAQRASLLRAVRLEGRLSLLVGFPLSARLPCSFALSSSLSSRPLPASVSPVSPGLFAEPAFASLSSRLCSTSSSPAAPPAEKSKAADGDFLALVKKLRALTGGVSIGECRKALEASNMDLDEAAVYLRKRGVARAAKAADRVAAEGLIAVAALPVSEETLSPAGDGQTGTVVCLLELNSETDFVSKSPRFIALARAAARAAATAASRTSVCGTGAAQAGVTGDRQAAAGQADAKALSAFVIEAAKASFVDPEDFREAGLGEAFLQQGRRDEGDTCGASPSPCAAASGGAAGQQNTLEDVMVLLTQQFGEKLQISRVENVSVSSSAASASLSCCPPGSPSFPEEAAGWYVHGQVAEGVGRAAAVVVLDWRQKRDVESGAALEAACAKGKRAAVAALARLIAMQAVATRPRYVRLSDISEAEIENERSILRASVAHQFSSAASAPPEKMEKAVEGRLQAQLKEQTLLEQDFLLASQMETDVLRKNDSGEAGGTAAPQKEKKADNQTSSVKEALRRAAKSLGCEDLDIKDMRLLGIGLS